The Magnetococcus marinus MC-1 genome contains the following window.
GCGGGATCGTCGAAGTCGGCGATGGTCTCGCCGAACCAGAGTTCGTGCTGCTTGGCGACATAGGCCCGATGGTTGGGGTGTGATGAGGGATCGATGTCGGCGACCTCTCCGCTGGAGGGAATGGCGACCTGACGGATCAGGCTGTTTTCCAGGAACTGGCCCGCCTTCTGGCGTTGCTCGGTGATGATCGACCCTGGCTGGAAGGTCTCGCCGAAGACCTCCGAGGCGTAGTCCAACAGGGCCTTGGCCCCCGAGGCGTCCCCCAGAGTGGCCGAGGTGCCGACGCAGCAGAGGTGGTTCTTGGGCGTGCCCAGGCGGGCCTTGAGGCGGCGGATCAGGCAGGCCAGATCGGTGCCTTGGGCGCCATCGAAGGTGTGCAGTTCGTCCACGACCAGATAGCGCAGGGTGTCGGCGTCGTTGTGCTGCCAGAGATCCCGATCCCTGGGACGGATCAGCAGGTAGTCCAGCATCTTGTAGTTGGTGAGCAAAATGTCGGGCGGGCTGCGGCGCTGGGTCTCCTTGTCGGTGATGATGTGGTCGGCCCCCATGACCTTGCACGGGTCGTGTTCGCTCTGGCCGATAAAGAGGCCAGCGGTAACGTGGCCCTTGAGGTTCGGGTTGTTAAAGACCAGCTTGGCGATACGGGCCGCTTGGTCGGAGGCCAGGGCGTTCATGGGGTAAATCAGGATCACCTTGACCCCAGGCTCACCACGATGCTGGTAGCAATAATCCAGGATGGGGTAGAGAAAGCATTCGGTCTTGCCCGACCCCGTTCCCGTCGCGACGATGGTGGATTGGGGCGGGGAGGCCGACAGCCGCTGGAACGCCTGTTCCTGGTGGCGATGGGCATTGAAAGGCATAGGGATGTCAGGGAAGAAGTCTTTGCCTGACGCCCCCTGCTCGAAGGGCAGTCCCAGGGAGAGGTATGGCCCCTTAAACACCTCCCCAGGCCGGGTCAGTAAATCACCCAATAGGCCATGGAAGTGCTGTGTGGCAATTGGGAAGGTGGTTTCCAGGAAGTCTTCGACCCCTTGGCGCAATTGATGTGTGAGGACGGAAGGGATCATTTGCCGCCTCCACCAAACCGCTCTCCAAACGCCGCCCACACGGTCTCGTAATCCTTCTCCCGATCGCATTTGTCGAAGGGGGCGTGGTAGGTGATGGTGCGCTCGATGGGGCCACCGGGGAGGGTGTCGTCGGTGATGGTCTGCTCTACCGTACCCTCGCTCATGTCTTTAATTTTTTCCCACTCTTTGCGAGTAAAGCCAACTTCAGAGAAGCCCTTCTTTTTGATGAATGCAATTCGACCTGTATGGTCATAAAAGGTATGGTTCTCGATATTACGCAAACCAAAAAACTGTGCGCGGTAGATGGTTTGCAACTCGGCCAGGGTCAACCCCAAGGCCATGGCGGCCAGCACGTCGATCTCCACCAGGGCCTGCCGTCGGGCGTAGTCGGTGCGGAGGGCGCAGTCGCGGTGCCATTGGGGCGTCAGGTTGGTGAAAAAGCTATTTTCCAGTCGTGGGTCGTCCTTGGCCCAGCGGTCTTGCTGAAAGGCGGTGTCCCAGCACTCTGACCAGAGGTCTGCGTAGTGTGTTGTGAGGGCATTCAGTATGAGCGACCTGCCATGAAGGTATGGCCGGAATCTGTTCTCTTTGGACAGGATCGGGAGGCGCGTCAATAGCGACTTGTTTGCATGCCCGGCCCCAGTGCTTTTCACTAGGAAATCAACAGGAATTGATAGACTCAATCCAAAGAAATCCATGAGATCTAAATAGTTCGCGAAGACGGACCCAAAGCATGTATGAACGTGACCAATCCCCTTTGGGACGACCATCGGCACAAATGTTCTTTCTCCAGACTGGCTCAACATCTCGCGACTGATTACCCGATAAAACCCCGTCACCGGCTCCCCATTCCACGGCACTTTCGGCGTCCGGCGCAGGTACTCCGCAGGGTCTACGTCCGGGACGTAGTTAGTGCGGGGCAGGTAGTCGTCGGGAAGTTGGGTGAGGTCCAGTACACTGTAATGCTCTTTCTGAGTACATTTCTTCCAGGGTGTTTTATTGAAAGGAGTGCCTACAAAAAAATGTGGGCCAGAGAGAATCCACTCCGATGGGCTGTCGGGGAAACGGGTCTCACGGCGGATGGTGTGGTCTTTCTTGACCGCATTGGTCTCGTCCCACATCACCGTGGAGAAGTACTCGCCTTGCAGGTCACCCAATCGTCTTGGTTGAGTCGCAAACTTCTCCAACACCTGCATTAACTCCTGCGAATGCAATGCTGGCAAATGCGCCTGGAGGGGTGGCGTCCCCTCGGCATCGTAGAGACGAGCAAATAGCGCCAACTCCTTTTCCGTTACATAGATGATTCGGCTTGGATGTCCATGGAATTGTAATTTGTTCTTGTCATTTTTGATTCCAGGAACTGGTTCAGTCGAGCCACCTGAAAAGCAAGTTTCTAACGTTTTCGGGTGATATAGGTTTGCTACTGAGATAAAAGAAATGTCATGAACTGTTTTTCCGTATATATTAATACTATACGTGCTGACAGGAGCAATATCCTGGAATAGACGTGCTTCATTCTGGAATTGAAAGTGCTGTCTTAGCTTTGGATACAAAGTACTTCTTAATGTTTGCCCTTTTGCATCATCATAAGTTCCCTCAGGATGCACAAATCCAGAAACCCCTTTTTCCCGTCCAACCATCCACGCCTGGGGCAGAAAGCACTTGTAGAGATTGCTCTGTGATCCCTTCAACAAAGGGTAGTTCTGCTGGGCATTGAGGAAATTCTGGGTACCGTCGGACTCCTCGAAGGCGCTCAGGTAGCCGCTGCGCAGGTCGTATTTCTCCAACGTCTCCGCCCGCAACTGGGCCAGCTTGGAGGCGCTCAACTTGCGCAACACGAACAAAGGCTCCACGTCGCCCATGACGCCGCCTTCGTTCCACTCCACCTTGATCCACGGCGGATTCCCCACCACCAGATCAAAGCCGCCCCGGTCGGCAAACAGGTCGGCGAATTCCAGTTCCCAGTGCAGGAAGCGATAGCGATCAGCCAGAGCCTGAATCAACCCCAGACGTGGCCGTTCCCGGCAGAGTCGATCCACATCGATAACCCCGTACTTGTCCTGGAACTCCATGGCCATCTGCTTGGGCATGGTGTCCGGGAAGAGCGAACCCTGCGCCTCGTCGCCAACCGTGGTGAAAAGGTTGCCTTCCAAGAGCAGCCCCACCTCCAGCAGGAACTCTTCCCGGCTGGGCAGCAGGTCGGCCTGTTCGATGGGCCAGAACCAGAGGGCGCACCAGTAGTCCATCACCAGTTTCAATCGGCGATAGAGGCTGGCGTTGGTATGGCCGGAGGAAAGAATCTCGCCGTTGAAAACCTTGTCCTTCCACTCGGTGGTGGTGAGTTTTGATTTTCCCTCTGGGCTGGTTTTCCCGAAGACCACCAGATCGTCGGTGGTCTCCCGGCGGAGTCGGCGCAATTCGTCGGTGTGGGCCTGCCATAGGGTGTCGGCGGCATCCGAAAGCTTTTGCAGCTTCTTGGCCTGGGAGGCGGTCAGGGGTTTGATGAACTCTTTCTTCCACGCCTTGATGGCTTTGATTTCCTCCTCAGCCAGGCTCTTGACCACACGGTCGTTGTAATCCGCCATGCCCCGGTCGGGTAGCAGAAAGTGGTAGACGGTTCCGTTGGGCCGGGCATCTCCTGGTTTGACCCGCTCCGGCGTCACATCCAGCCACGTTTCGGCTCCGCGACCTTTGGCGGTAACCTGGGCTGCGGAGAAGACTTGCCGCCGCGCTCCCACCAGGGAGTTGCCGCAAACCAGTTGCATGCCAAACCAGGGCACGAAGGCTCCCTGGTGGATGGTGTTGAGCCACAAGGAGACCTCGGCCAACTCCTTGGCCACCGGGTTCAAGTCCACGCCGAAGACGTTGTTGTCGGCCAGGAGCATCTTGACCCGCTGCTTTTCGTGAACATAACGGTCGTGGGGAATCATCTCCCCGGTTTCCGCCTGTTTGCGTTGCAGGTAGGCCTCGGCCAGTTGGTCCACCGTCTCGTTCAAGAACGCGGCGCTGCCCATGGCCGGCTCGCAGACGGTAAGATCCAGAATCTCATCAGCGCTCTTTCCCTCCAAAAGCTCCTTGAGGGCATATTTCACCAGACACTGGGTCAGTACCTCCGGGGTGTAATAGGAGGCCGACTTCTGCCGGTCCCGCCCTGCCAAGCGGTAGACAAACCGCCCTTTGGGGTGCATCACCAGCTCGCCCTCATCGTCGAAGACTTTCTCCTCCTCGGTGTACTCCGGCAACGCCTCCATCTTGACGAAATAACCGGTGCCCAAGGGATTGAACTCCTCCCCGGCGGGTTTCACCTCATACAAATCGGTTTCAGCGAAGAACCCCCGATAGGAGAGCAATGCCTCGTAGACGGCCCCCAACTGGTTGATGCCCAACTGGGCATAGGAGACACGCC
Protein-coding sequences here:
- a CDS encoding Eco57I restriction-modification methylase domain-containing protein — protein: MTIDLTGISNENEFYTHHYLTAILEGDLKEVLGQWSQRESDDEGYRAPPALLRGLSKAYFAFRSQWEKERKPEARLALQRDFLAELLPVLGYAWNPQQKVVNDEARLPLLAEVARTNGAPELWVVEAFDTAQDITDPLALSPAVCQYQGEEKPDDQWVALSMEEIVTKTVFGREEPPRWVILVSDAQVVLIDRGKWNEKRLLRFDLSEILGRRETSTLQAMAALLHRDSVCPEEGLSLLDSLDENSHKHAFSVSEDLKYALREAIELIGNEAVWFLREKHHEKIYGREMADKLSLECLRYMYRLLFLFYIEARPELGYAPMQADAYREGYSLETLRDLEMVQLTTEESRNGYYLHESVQLLFRMIYGGWPPEKRAHEFATDSLLADLDKPIHGSFKIPPLRSHLFDPEQTPILSRAKLRNHVLQRVIELMSLTRPKKGRKNRRGRVSYAQLGINQLGAVYEALLSYRGFFAETDLYEVKPAGEEFNPLGTGYFVKMEALPEYTEEEKVFDDEGELVMHPKGRFVYRLAGRDRQKSASYYTPEVLTQCLVKYALKELLEGKSADEILDLTVCEPAMGSAAFLNETVDQLAEAYLQRKQAETGEMIPHDRYVHEKQRVKMLLADNNVFGVDLNPVAKELAEVSLWLNTIHQGAFVPWFGMQLVCGNSLVGARRQVFSAAQVTAKGRGAETWLDVTPERVKPGDARPNGTVYHFLLPDRGMADYNDRVVKSLAEEEIKAIKAWKKEFIKPLTASQAKKLQKLSDAADTLWQAHTDELRRLRRETTDDLVVFGKTSPEGKSKLTTTEWKDKVFNGEILSSGHTNASLYRRLKLVMDYWCALWFWPIEQADLLPSREEFLLEVGLLLEGNLFTTVGDEAQGSLFPDTMPKQMAMEFQDKYGVIDVDRLCRERPRLGLIQALADRYRFLHWELEFADLFADRGGFDLVVGNPPWIKVEWNEGGVMGDVEPLFVLRKLSASKLAQLRAETLEKYDLRSGYLSAFEESDGTQNFLNAQQNYPLLKGSQSNLYKCFLPQAWMVGREKGVSGFVHPEGTYDDAKGQTLRSTLYPKLRQHFQFQNEARLFQDIAPVSTYSINIYGKTVHDISFISVANLYHPKTLETCFSGGSTEPVPGIKNDKNKLQFHGHPSRIIYVTEKELALFARLYDAEGTPPLQAHLPALHSQELMQVLEKFATQPRRLGDLQGEYFSTVMWDETNAVKKDHTIRRETRFPDSPSEWILSGPHFFVGTPFNKTPWKKCTQKEHYSVLDLTQLPDDYLPRTNYVPDVDPAEYLRRTPKVPWNGEPVTGFYRVISREMLSQSGERTFVPMVVPKGIGHVHTCFGSVFANYLDLMDFFGLSLSIPVDFLVKSTGAGHANKSLLTRLPILSKENRFRPYLHGRSLILNALTTHYADLWSECWDTAFQQDRWAKDDPRLENSFFTNLTPQWHRDCALRTDYARRQALVEIDVLAAMALGLTLAELQTIYRAQFFGLRNIENHTFYDHTGRIAFIKKKGFSEVGFTRKEWEKIKDMSEGTVEQTITDDTLPGGPIERTITYHAPFDKCDREKDYETVWAAFGERFGGGGK